The nucleotide window CTGCATTTCAAACCTATGCTCCCAAGAAATGATGATGGATCAGTTGAAGAAGTTGATCCAATTTGAGCCGCTTTTTGCAATAAAGCTGTGGCTGACATGTTTGCTGCTGATGaagatgttgttgttgtttgatCATGATCATGGGATTGGTGTTGGGTGCTATACAACGAAGGAACACTTACAAGCTGGTTTGCAACatgattattattgttattattattactattattgttattattattattcttgacAATGTTCATTAATGGAAGTGAATTAGCACTTGTAGTGCTAGTTATTATCTCTTGCTGGCTTCCATTGGAGGGATGTTTGTTTCCAAACATCCAAATTGATGGTGGAGGAGGGTTTGTAGCAAATCCAATTTGGTGATGAATATCATGCAAATTGTTGTGAGTAAttggcattattgttgttgtgtcATGAGGGTGATGACCCATGTTCCAAAGGGATAAGGGTCTAGAAGATGTTTGGCTATTGCTGCTTATTTCATCAGTAGTGGATGAAGAAATTGGCTTGAAAATTGAAGAGAAATGGGTTGACATGTTATTAGGAACCAAAGGATGATGATTTTGCTGCTGCATGAGGGTGTAAGCAATGTTGTTAGCACCTAATAATGTGTGGTTTATGGTTGATGCTGCGTTTACCcttgctgtttcttctgctaagGCATCACAGAAAGCCCTGTGTGTGATGAAACTGTCCCTCCTGCATCACCAAAATTCAGAAAAATGTTTAACATTCAAGATTATATTCATAATCTTCCAAAgctattcaaattaaataagtatTTTATTTAGATATATTCATATTTCATACAGAtatataaaacaagaaaaagtataggtagacaatgaaaatattaaataatgtaaataatagatatatcgaATGTTCATTTCATTAAGTATACGaatgaatattttaatattaaaatttagataattaatttagaagtatagtatgtttttatttgattaataattatttatgttgtttaaAATAATCATTGTTTACCTAACACTCTCTCGTAAAACAAAGTCCAATACACAAATATCTCGAGTTAATGTAAGTTTGAAGAAAAATTACACTGAAAAAAATGTAAGGCAAACCGTTTAACTAACCTAATAAAAGTTTTAATCTGGCACAAATATAAATCTctgaaattctttttttttttggtgactatctCTGAAGTTCATTATTATACATGAACTATTATACAACTATAAAATGTAATTAAAGAAACAGGTGCATATTTATATAACAGAAATGAAATTTGCATCTCtttcataattattttgatgatataaaagataaaacaaattattttctctCACTTTCTATAATTACTTTAAgataaagtataaaaaaaattaatttatttaaaattataattcagaatttaaaattaaagtggTATAATTTGGAGtctaaaatacataataataaaattaataccaaccgaaaaaaatttactaatattaacaaaaaaagttAGTTTCTATCATTAttcttaatttaataataaaagtgtAAAGTATACAAATTACATGCTAGAAAGTAAGAATTTCTTACTAACTAGTAAAGAATCTCTGGGAAGATACTGGAGCACTAATAAATATGATGACATGTTCGTATATCTTAGCTTATAGATCTTAGGTTAGTCAaagggaaaaaagaagaagaaagaaggagataATCAGGTACATATATAAGGAAAGGTTGATTCAGtaattaaatcataaataatccAAACTCAACAAGTTATGAATGAAAACATGTGTTGTGTGAATCTTGATCTCTATCCGATCTTTTATCTGCACTAAGATGGATCGACCCCATTATATTCACCTTTTAGTCCTAAAAGCCAAAAACACTAAGCAGCACCACGCGCAAACACAGCCACTAACTCCATCTATCTTTTTATCTTCTCTCTTTATATTCATACATATGAGGATACCATTTATTTACCTCTCTTGTTTCAATCCATTTCCTTTATCTTTTTACATACACTAGACAAGTTACTACTTTTTGCATCAAATTTGTGATTAATGGATGAGATATTAGTTACCGTGAAAAGATGGTTCCACAGTCACATTTGTATTCCCTGGTACCACAGGTTTTGGAGTGTGCTTTCCAATCTGATTGTACAGCATAACGCTTTGAGCACTTGTCACACTTCCACTTCTTCTCCCCATGCTTTCTGCAAAAGTGCTTCTTGATCCCTGTTAAGTCTCCTAAGGCTCTTGAAGGGTGGTTATGGACGCAGCTTTTCTCCGGGCACACGTACACTCTCTTCCTTACTTCTTTTGTTGTTCTCTGCTTCAGCTTCCATGGAAGGTTGTGTCCTCTTCTATGGAGTTGAAGATTCTGATCCCTTTGGAAACCCTTTAGGCAAATCTCACACACGAACCTGTTTGTCGCCATCAGAGTCTTGGGTGATAAGGCTATCACTTCAGCTTCAGGATCTGTATGCAATCATAAAATACTCGTCACGACgatgattgaaaaagaaaaaaaaagagagaaaaaagattAATACCTGGGTTTCCAGGTAGGTTTCTCTTCCTTTTCAAAGGTGGAGGATTGTTAGAAGTTGGATGATGAGTTTGGTTGTTGTGATGAAGAGGGAAAGCAGCATTTGAAACTTCTCCATCATCCATGGTTTAAATTGGAagatagagaaaatagaagagaatagGAGAAAGAGAATATGATGAAGAATAGGTAGGTAACCCTAAAGAAGAGGATGGTGATAATATATGGTGGTAGATGTGGATGTGTATGTATGTATGGATGTTACAGTGAATTTGATTATCTACTTTTGAGgtggaataaaatattaagatgCTATGGGAGGCGGTGAAAAGCTACCTAGCTAGCTAATTAAAGAGGCTATGTACAGTGAAgaaccaaattaattaaaggTGTATCATGACACATATCATGAGCTCTCAGAGGAAAGTTAAATCTTCATTTCGAATCATTATCCCATTATGATTTGCTTTTTCCTTCTCTCATTTTTCCCTCCTTCAATCACCTTTTTCCTTCATCATAATAATCGAAATTTCTTTCTAGTTAATTATCTAAATATTGCAAGGATTAGCCTAGCTCAGCCCCATCATATATAATAACATCAAATGAAATtgtatttatgtaaaaaataataatttaataaaaaaatatcaaactatttttgtatgaaaataattttatatacatgagcagttacttttttaaatacatatataaggtatttattatgatatttaaaatttgatttttaattaatacaaatttaaataattaatatttaatttaaaatataaaattattataaaaaataaatcaaataaaaattagagatcAAATTAAAAGCCCTATAGAATTTAGCCTAAATTTTTATTACATGGTTATCCTGCAGAGCAGTAGTAATATAATACACAATTCTCTttcagaaaattaaagaaaatttgtTGCATTTTGTGCATACGTATAGCTACCTAGCTAGCTAGCAAGTTGCTATAGAAACATGAAAATAATACTGGTCCTTCATCTAGCTAgatagattattatttttttggataaaatactattttagttttgaatgtttgagttaaattttaatttaatttttaatattttaaatattttatttttgtcctaaaatattttaactaatttaatgtTGTTCTATCATTATATTTGACATAAATAGTTAACGAAGTGAATGGACGTTAATAACATTACTAATTAAGTCATATATTTTTCTATGTATTAGagaaatataattcaaatttttttgtaatactttttctctttaattttcttcttgtataAAATCTCAAATCCTAACCATCAATCATTAACgttctaaaattaaataaaaaatttatattggtGATTATTGGTAAATCAATTTTACTTACATACTGAAATTAAACACTATTAACTTTTTAATATGCGAATTATTTATGTCAAATTTAACGATGAGATGATATTaaacttgtttatttattttggaattaaaatagaatatttaaaagcttttaaaattgaaataaaatatttaaaataagtaattacTATAATgcctaaaaatatttatctaatttattaaaaagaattaaaaattaatatttaatttaaaaatataaaaaaataattattaaatattcataatttatcataaaaaaataaattaaataaaattaaacactaaattataaacatcataaaattcatcttaaaatattagtaacCAAATTATAATACAAACAATaagaactaaaataatattttagtttatttttttttcacttgaaTCACTATGGAGCTACCAGCTACCAAAGCAAGCAGCctctaaatcaaaataaagaaaaacgcTGTTTCTGTCAAAAGTGAAAATCATTTGTGTATGCATGTGTGTGTGAGTGTGAGACTGTGAGTGTGACTATCACATATGTATTATATGCAGGCAAGCAAGTTCTTTATTAATCTTCATTTTCCACGAAAAGCAAACCCTTTCTTTGTCTTTTGGACATAGTCAAAGTGAAAGTGCAGGTCATTTCCCAAACAACATCCATACATGACAAAAATGTTACTAGATTGTTATTATTGCATGCCCTATATATAATCAATCTTCTATCATTTAATTCATTCAAATTATTaagatcaaataattaataataatgggTATAATTAATATAGCTAGCACGTGTGTCCACACATTCAACAAACTTTGAAGGAAGGTAAAATCCAAAGGAAACGACCAAAATACATAGAAAAGGGAATAATCGTCCTAATGAAAACAAGACCATATGTTCTCATATTGACTGGATTCAAGCCCACttggattttaattttatatatatgtacatatcAAACTAACTGTTGTTTcttgttcttatatattttattcattcGCCTTAATTATGCATATATTATTAgctatatattaataataagatATCACATCTTGGTGATGAGTATTGTGATGCAACTAGCAGCAgtcaaacaaaacaaattaaacttttgATTTCCCTCCTAACTAGCACAAGTTGAAGGTCTGATCTGTGAAGAAGATCCTAATTGGaactcctttttttctttttaaagatTTCATttcgataaaaaaaaattaaacagtgGGTTATTCATGGAATATGCATGATCTATACcaatttgatgatgatgatcaaattaaacagcaaaaaataaattgttttctTACTAATTATTGTATGAGGCATATACTATTGTATTGATCAAAGAATGAAGGCAGAATCTTCCCCACCATCATTCACGCACCAAACtgaaaagatatttaaaaaaatagaaaaaggagaaaaagaagtgaaaaagTTTGCTTAACCTCAACGCTATAGATTCTATTAGGTTGTTAAAAAAGAGACTCACTTACATTGGCTAATCCATGAAATacgttaattaattaattaatggagATTAGTTTagagcaaaaaataaataataattaagattaaattatttaaaagagaGAATATGTTAAAAGACAGCGAGCTGACAAAGGCAGTGAATTTTTGGAAGTTTGAGATAGTCGTCTCCTTGTGAGCTGACTTTTCCCTGCAAAATTAGCTAATCACTTAATCATAATCTAATTATGTTTTCCCTTTCTAACTTTGTTTAATGCAAACTTTTGGAGTTTAGCTGTTGAACTTTGGTGGCCATAGAATATTCTCTCTCCCCTCTCCAACACACACATACCCCAATGGCTTCAACTTTCAATGCAAGCTAGCTATAAGtcccttattattatttttattttctgttgctCAATGTATCTCCTAATTCaacaagttaaaaattaatttgtcacaaatcaaaattttatttaaaagtttgttGTTGGCTAATTTTATTTAAGACTTTGTTGTTAGCTAATGAATTACTATCTATACAAAGTAGAATTCAAATTCTTGACTTTTACTTAAACGAATTAGTAAGCTCATTATTTAACCAACTcaatttgattattattattattattattattattattattattattattattattattattgtataatcctatataatatatgttttgtttttgtgaGATTCCTATTCAAAGTCCACATTGAACGCCCCTTTGACACAGTTAGTGATGAAAACaatcatacatatatacatacattgCCATTTGTATTAACAGTTTTGGAAAAAGCAAATTGTTGTCACCAAGGGTATGTATGTTTCTTTCTTTGTCctctttgacaaaaaaaaatactactCCTAATGGGAAATTAAACCATATTATTTTAGGAGGCATTTTATGTAATTTGACtatataaagaaaattattCCCCTAATGTCAAGACATGTAcagtataataatatttaatttgttttgagactatatatatttaaaggATTTTGTTAACTTATCTCCTAAAAACACATTTTaagattatcaattaaaaaagtttgtataaaaaatataaaatttgaaatttttaatgtgtttattgtttatttattaaagtgatcaaaagttttaaaatttttactaataataaccTTAACTGTgttcttagaaaataaattacctaaactcatatttaaatattttgatatttagtatttttcttaAACTTAGTTTTTACGTTGCTCGGATATTAAAACAAGTTATCAaccgtaaaaaaaaagaaaataatatattaaaaattatttaacatagTGCCTAAAAATTGGTGCACGTCTATGTTAACTATAAGTTAAGCTCTAATTACTAGAAAGGTAATCTTTTGAAGtgcaaaatttcaaatttacaAACGATTATTAGCAGATGATTTAGCATAGGAAAGTAGAACAGATTTAGATCTGGGCCAGGATTCCATTACAGAAACCCACATGCTTGTATGTGATTAATTATCAAAAGCTGGAGAATGTGGCTTTCTTTTAATATTAAGCAAATAACAATAATTCGTTTCTTTAAATATATATGATCTGCTGTctcattattttatcattttaataaaataaaattgataatttgcTGTACAAATGGCATGATGGTGCTGCAAGATCTTATGTATATTGCAATTTAGCAAAACCAACTTTACGGACACACGAAAAAACAGCACTTTGACATGAATATTCTTTTAATGGATTTGTATTTTGTACTTCACCTTTTTCCAGAGATATGCGCAGTTTCTTTATAATGCATGATTGCAACATTATGTATGTATGTGTTCCATGATAAGAATATGAACTACCAAACTTGCATGGAAAACATCTCAATTACCGCTATGCTTTAATTTGTATTAGCGTGTATTTCGACACTATTTtttttgaaacttaaatacatgtaatttaaaaatatatatcttatcTGTATATACaacaacagaaaataaaaaattagataatccTTATAAATATAAGAGACATGGCTtgccttttaaattaatttttgaaattatatctacttaatttttaatatagtatcaaaatacaaataaaaaattattattaggtTACTCTCGCACTACTCCAAGTTCTTATCATAGTCCTTATAAATAAAAGGCATCGCTTACttttcaaattagtttttaagctAGATCCCTTAATTTATCTAATAACaagtttaattataaattattttcttttcttttctttattttcaattatataaaatgctctataaaaatatttgaaatttatataaaaaaaatcaattaaaaaacccttaaaaaagCATTTCCTCCTCCAAACACATTATTTGAGTTAATGTTACAGTTCCATAAAGAGTGCATTGTGAACTGGGTAATTCATTATTGTCACCATATTCTCTTAACAAAAAAGTGAAGAAGCTTTGAAATCAACTAAACAAGGCAAGATAAACATGAATACTATATCAAAGATTACCTTAGGTTAGAGGAGCATCAGGTTACTGTgcgaaaatattttattttatttttcttttcagtttTATATGCTGCCATTATGAGTTTGGTGTTTAAGACTGAATTGattctttatattttaataaaacccgAATTTGAGGATTAGGGTTTTCATCTGAGGGGACAAGATTTGAGTTTGAGTAGTATATATGATGATGCTAGTAGCATATTATTGAAGTGTGTTCCAATAAATTCCAAGTTCGAGATCTCATCACAACAACTAACGACCGCATATATTGTTGGGCACTACATATAGATCaatgtcaaaaataataattctgatactatatatttttcatgttaTGATGAAGTCTATTTTTGTGACACCGTCGGATTAGTAATATAGTTTTGTATAGTCCAATTTTATTAAAGATCAGATCATGTGTAtggtatattatttattataccTGATCTGATCtaatattagtttaaattttaaagttttttaaagTGTATAATTTCATGACAAAATAGTAATAAAATCGTAAATTCGGGGGTTAGGGTTCAATTCTCATATGTATGTGGGGGACAAAATTTGGGTGTCACgagttatttttttgttttcatgatTCGCAAAGTTTTGGTAAGTTTGATGCATTCTGCTAAAATGATGATATTCTAGTATTTTTATCCGTAATTATATTGtggaaatataaattttttaaaatgatatcGATTTTGTCTTAATGTTATagattatgataaaaaaatttataaaatcaaattacttttataaaaaagattGTAGGATAAAGTTTTGTCGGCTAAGAAAACTAGTGTCTCCGTGACTCTAtagataaaaatcaaataataagatttttaattattatttttatatgaaagagtttaatttattactaataattaattttaatattcattatctaaaatttaaaacgaTTTAACTTGTATACTTTTGATTAGGTGTTAACTCTGTTGCACAAATagaaacaattaattttaaacttattatttaaaaataatatttttttctctctatgtatataaaaatataattagatattagcataaaaaattatattgatagttataaaattaatttaaaattaatttttttaaaataattgaatcttgattttaacttttaagtatAACATTAGTATtttctaaattatatttaataaatatttaaaaaaagagaaataaaaatatagattaaaaaataagcagtaaaaatttaaaactaaataaaaaaacttaaaaaatatgtatataataataataattttttatttaaattatattattttgttaattttatttttcgtggaacaaaaatatatctttctcCGCAGTTTTAAACGAAATGTATGTCTAATGCACACCAGAATAAATAACTCTGCGAGTTTTATTAAACCATGATGCAGAAACTATGTTCGTAACTTAAATTGCTGTGCGGAACGAATTCTTAGTAATTCGAACCATCTTAGTTCGAATTACTTGCTGGCTAATTCTTCACACTAATTCGAAcctaattggttcgaattatatgtAAAAGTTCGAAcctaattggttcgaattatttGGCAAACCTTTACAAggtgtaattcgaacctaatTGGTTCGAATCACATGGAGATTGAGTTCGAACCAAATTGGTTCAAATTATATAGAAATCTCctttggttgattgatgaaCCAATTTTTGATTTGGCTGATTCATGTAATATTGACCTAGCTATGGTTTACTTATGTGTTTTGCCctactttttatttgtttttttgtgactttaaaaaaaaataaacaacatataaaaaagataaaataaataaaaaaaaaaattctttaattttaaaaaaattaattttaattataataaaaaataatatataacgtttcttaattataaaattaataatatataattgaataATAGATTTTCATGAAAGTTAATTTCAAATCATCCGCCAAAGTACTCCTTGTATTGTGTCAGTAAAAATTGAATCCAAATCTTTATAACATTCAAGTCTGTTTCCTATTAGCTTGTCGACTATATGTCAAGACAATGGCTTATTAGCTTGTCCACTATAtgagttacaaaataaatattttttgtactaTTTAGAATAATTATTCGAGTTTTaggataataaatattttttaaaaaatttaaattaatttttaagtttattaaatattgaactcttgattttttagatctagaattttaatattatatcataatatcactcatcccaaaagtttcaactaataaaaaaaataatactaataattatatttctaatatttcttaaatctccattatacacattatatAAATCTTCCATTTGCTCCTcgtacttttctatttttaattgataaatatGTTTATGTTCATCAACACATATTGAAACTATGTTTCAATAAATTCCAAGTCAATGATATGATAATAACTATTCGGTTCCACTAGATAGCTAATTGATAATCAATTAGCCAACAAATaatcaataaatatattaaaaattatcatCGTTAAGAACGAAATTCAATAGAAGGACTAATATAATATGATAAGCACAACTATTATAAggtacataattaaatattttaaataatattattttaatatataatattttaaataataatagaattttttatttttaaataattaaatataaaatatataaatacaaaatatctaaatattttttatttattaaaattaattattatacaaaatttttttataatattaaaaaattatattaatttagatattattatacaaaatattatttataatacaNNNNNNNNNNNNNNNNNNNNNNNNNNNNNNNNNNNNNNNNNNNNNNNNNNNNNNNNNNNNNNNNNNNNNNNNNNNNNNNNNNNNNNNNNNNNNNNNNNNNNNNNNNNNNNNNNNNNNNNNNNNNNNNNNNNNNNNNNNNNNNNNNNNNNNNNNNNNNNNNNNNNNNNNNNNNNNNNNNNNNNNNNNNNNNNNNNNNNNNNNNNNNNNNNNNNNNNNNNNNNNNNNNNNNNNNNNNNNNNNNNNNNNNNNNNNNNNNNNNNNNNNNNNNNNNNNNNNNNNNNNNNNNNNNNNNNNNNNNNNNNNNNNNNNNNNNNNNNNNNNNNNNNNNNNNNNNNNNNNNNNNNNNNNNNNNNNNNNNNNNNNNNNNNNNNNNNNNNNNNNNNNNNNNNNNNNNNNNNNNNNNNNNNNNNNNNNNNNNNNNNNNNNNNNNNNNNNNNNNNNNNNNNNNNNNNNNNNNNNNNNNNNNNNNNNNNNNNNNNNNNNNNNNNNNNNNNNNNNNNNNNNNNNNNNNNNNNNNNNNNNNNNNNNNNNNNNNNNNNNNNNNNNNNNNNNNNNNNNNNNNNNNNNNNNNNNNNNNNNNNNNNNNNNNNNNNNNNNNNNNNNNNNNNNNNNNNNNNNNNNNNNNNNNNNNNNNNNNNNNNNNNNNNNNNNNNNNNNNNNNNNNNNNNNNNNNNNNNNNNNNNNNNNNNNNNNNNNNNNNNNNNNNNNNNNNNNNNNNNNNNNNNNNNNNNNNNNNNNNNNNNNNNNNNNNNNNNNNNNNNNNNNNNNNNNNNNNNNNNNNNNNNNNNNNNNNNNNNNNNNNNNNNNNNNNNNNNNNNNNNNNNNNNNNNNNNNNNNNNNNNNNNNNNNNNNNNNNNNNNNNNNNNNNNNNNNNNNNNNNNNNNNNNNNNNNNNNNNNNNNNNNNNNNNNNNNNNNNNNNNNNNNNNNNNNNNNNNNNNNNNNNNNNNNNNNNNNNNNNNNNNNNNNNNNNNNNNNNNNNNNNNNNNNNNNNNNNNNNNNNNNNNNNNNNNNNNNNNNNNNNNNNNNNNNNNNNNNNNNNNNNNNNNNNNNNNNNNNNNNNNNNNNNNNNNNNNNNNNNNNNNNNNNNNNNNNNNNNNNNNNNNNNNNNNNNNNNNNNNNNNNNNNNATATTAAAATGtatttatgtatgtatatactaatgtattctatatttataAAGTTTATTAATACTCCtcttttataatattctttgatttttatttactaaaatctAATTGTTCATAAAAGGTGACGCATCTAATGCACACAAAATAGTTGAACTGATTTTAAACATACCCAATATGATATATAGTTTGAAATGGAAgggtaattttttttggaaaaaaaaggatacagattaatatttaaattggtCTCTAACATTATATTTGCACTTTAAtttacttaattttaattttttaacttaacATATGTGGCTcctgttaatttttaattatatttctgttacaaaattataaataatttattgagaTAAATTGATATCTATCATATTAGACTCTCTAATAACTATATGTGataaaatgataatattaaaaacaaaaagaataattCAAATAGTCTAAATTTATTTCTCGAAATTTTTCGGTGTTCAAACCaatgtcaaaaattttttttgaaataaagaagCTCTATATGAAAGTGGAGCGAACAagttgtaaaataataaaataacaccTATTTTAAACACctaataatttattctaatgTTATTTTCAACATTACTATCAACAACTAAAGAGATTTTACACATTTATTCTTTGTAATTAAGAAGTGtcatattaattattttctctacacattttattttgttatgaaaTAACCTCCTGTTTCTTTTTAACCAGATGTTTCAAACTACTGCAAAGAAAATTATGAACCACTTCTTACACTCTTCCTTCCTAAAAGTTACACCTGTCCAGTTTAAAAAGTGTTCCTTCACCGTACTCGGGAAGGATCATTGTCTGCCAAAATTAGATAACCAAGCACACCACACCTGCCGAGCAAAGTCACAGCCAAGAAATAAGTGGTGATCATATTCAACATCCCTATTACACAAAAGACACATTATCACTCGGATTTATAATTCCGAGACGACCTAATCTTTCCTTTGTATTCACTCTGCCTATTAAGACAAATCATGCAAACAGCTCAACTCTTGGAGGAACTAACCCTCTCCAAATAGTCTTAGTGAAACTATAACTTGTTACGTTATCCGGAAGTGTTTCTGCCTGCAACACCTACACAAAAGAGTTAGTAGAAAATACACCTTATTTGTAAAACTTTCAGACCACTCTGTCATCTCTGTCAATAGCTAGTTTAACCAGCCTTAGAGTATCGTGTAACTGGTTTACAAGTTCCAACTCCCATTGAAAAAACTCACGCCTCCATTGAAAGTTCCAAATCCACTCTAACTCATCCCAAAAGTCACACACCCCTAGACTGTTCCTTTTTGGATTGAAATCGAGAAGACCTTGGAAACCTATCCTTTAGATGGCCACAACTTAgccaaatatcttttcaaaactgaGTTCTTCTTCCATCACCAATCTCCATGGACAAGTCAGTTATCATTTTGTCTCTTATATGTTGCTCCTTTATCTGTAGCTGACATATATCCTTTCATGGACCCTCTCTAGTAAGTAACGTCTGAGTTGATAATAGCGCATTAGGAGACAGATTGTTACAAGAACATATCACCTTCTTCCACAATAGACACTCCTCTTTTGAGAACCTGGCCTCTACCACCACTTAAATAGTAGTGTTGTGTTACAAACCATCGCATCTCTCACACCTaatccatccaattttttttgggACTTGAACCACTTTTCAACTAACCAAAGTCATACCATTCTTGTCATCCTCCTTACTACTCCACAAAAATTTTCTCTATA belongs to Arachis duranensis cultivar V14167 chromosome 8, aradu.V14167.gnm2.J7QH, whole genome shotgun sequence and includes:
- the LOC107462257 gene encoding zinc finger protein NUTCRACKER, whose protein sequence is MDDGEVSNAAFPLHHNNQTHHPTSNNPPPLKRKRNLPGNPDPEAEVIALSPKTLMATNRFVCEICLKGFQRDQNLQLHRRGHNLPWKLKQRTTKEVRKRVYVCPEKSCVHNHPSRALGDLTGIKKHFCRKHGEKKWKCDKCSKRYAVQSDWKAHSKTCGTREYKCDCGTIFSRRDSFITHRAFCDALAEETARVNAASTINHTLLGANNIAYTLMQQQNHHPLVPNNMSTHFSSIFKPISSSTTDEISSNSQTSSRPLSLWNMGHHPHDTTTIMPITHNNLHDIHHQIGFATNPPPPSIWMFGNKHPSNGSQQEIITSTTSANSLPLMNIVKNNNNNNNSNNNNNNNHVANQLVSVPSLYSTQHQSHDHDQTTTTSSSAANMSATALLQKAAQIGSTSSTDPSSFLGSIGLKCSNNNNQGQDGNNKFCGIYSSSWSEPESSTGDLTQMPPTKRMRVQNEDGSAGGQTRDFLGVGVQTICHPSSITGWI